From Nematostella vectensis chromosome 14, jaNemVect1.1, whole genome shotgun sequence, a single genomic window includes:
- the LOC5510166 gene encoding DNA polymerase theta isoform X3 — protein MKRLSQTWKQKRPSLSNAKTNSTPKQQTHQGGDKNPAFKPHSVKFSSRETQNQTKDSKDTHARKAQNATQPDQLLLSPSSSFSMSFDFDAAALCEVDKMEKDLIPQATTPFHTPTSNNTNISPLSTISLQTCKTTKCSNLTKTISAVTSQTTASIASHKTPQLGQHVTPLRGRERISTPVDEGEHVLLSSMAHSPAFSPVTMTTSEGAKYACPSERKRDRKSPKQTSGESYSSSSDQSHIILEPNPSAQTLELASWGLPPAVLQRYHDIGITHMFQWQADCLCTGNVLQGGNLVYSAPTSAGKTMVAELLMLKRVLETKRKALLILPFVSVAREKMFYLQRLFQESGVRVEGFMGSHSPAGGFAATDIAVCTIEKGNSLLNRLMEEGKVSTLGTVVIDELHMVGDPNRGYLLELFLTKIRYLSSQEEVHQAAESAVQIVGMSATLPNLDMLSSWLGANLYHTTFRPVPLTEMVKIGPTIYDTDLKKLRDIDQSEAVARDDDHVIPLCKETISQGHSVLIFCPTKNWCEKQAEAIARHFAEIGSAALAAKNGQGTGFVRASDLISFDYESLREVFEQLKRTHVGLDSVLMRTIPHAVAFHHAGLTFDERDIIEGAFRQGTIRVLVATSTLCSGVNLPARRVVIRTPTFHGRMVDPLVYKQMAGRAGRKGVDALGESVLICKTSERAKATTLMKSSLNAVESCLLDKERTGGLKRALLEVIASGVVTGPRDVESYAACTFFASSSRDRDVTSESAIPATIRFLVENEFVRLVTSDAKGEGEGDAPPTDKYVPTQLGAATVVSALSPDEALAVFAELQKARKCFVLESELHVIYQVTPIYIQAQWPNIDWDQFHNTWERMPSHMRRVADIVGIKESYIALAARGRIPTRTEQHRQQLAVHRRFFAALALQDLVHEVPLNVVARRYGATRGMIQSLQGSASTFAGMVTVFCQKLGWVNLELLLDQFQSRLSFGVERELCDLVRISVLNAARARMLYNSGFHTIALLAQASPEAVETVLRNAVPFISERKHQGETDLEVKHRRDARVIWVAGKRGLSEREAADVIVSEAKQLLQGDVAQLGVNWRPPEVAQKHVPNRESASKTKACNSPTSASDSSTDSSKLTPRPALGPRSRLLGSSSKSTRRLLGKRRSGNGKKASISPPHFNQARRRSARDKGKENEPTDSFRSVQGPDAQQKAVAGISVEPNVNDRSMHGNRKTRDTRHFAFGEKKNKTGSNSCVIQRVLPSTSGNPTINDQNNNRKINDGETSPSRSAADGRSSVDDVFDSDHGSGGVTMKGEGSFERSKPTEENCDYLISAGMRERVKNSSYPSERQEKDPRVELKEGKLCNNTDIGRDTDEVLTIKACDIIVQERPFENRKVEQEKTVRTKLWKKPKDYNPRSVESHFTEKVAPNLEGKIPESRHTVVFSCNAENNQTSSKSLAGVKRCSPNAYVGGSPKQKLPRCSTEIEQPQNTTSHVRNCYEESERNHSTITDKVPRSIGEDFVKASHSDAKTNTRSAGDTFKGQTSTENHERPICEDLEMFSESVSIQEESCSSAILFDTSSINTSGPKPEQLTSFELYSEPVEDNQNAPFRDEGEGFEMPESQMLEFTMSDSCIAMCGVSQAHNCTPEAQQKTSKETVANSKECRSSQNENGVAISNQHDDRKSTCGALPGVCGPNKISANVDQEVSLCIPPRIDTGTNGIHKEAFKNMFIGDEQFIAPRNRTRDTAKSVKQPKFGIPQNHTGSHEDFSDYEGLISLCDDDIAQCVELTDPDNGDNNRNDVITKTDNDVITKTNDVDCHMDDVIGEFDSYPQYPVTGQCKTQASISAPSPSVSSMRVESGAEVSFQEKPDESDLEESGSFSLKLSFSESQGETQLGEVEEMLHCSKNEGVIEASPEAERNPKFTLVTGASGRVYENDHSKDRQKICLVENTEDIEAINDTSQCFEAKFTKLKSKPSRESVAKRQGNGNDVLFQDRLKASDLDARLDVKTPEADFIPSSQNGARDDLGSFPEELLSPTATAQSPNSTSSGESVSIIDLCANKLLFETFIQEWKTRKMSAFAVACERLLNNVPKIGSRFDNGPVLRRTSKGLDIEGTDEVVVGLAVCWGSTDSYFMSLMDPDSDETFGTPRSSGPAVATDLSVKYRVDAIKSVLESKGKRSGIKICFDYIQQCKALCQGCGITVSGECEDPKVASWLLDPGCKEKTLQHLVGQYASSKMVILEGTGGGSLTGSLALASQNTLSGRVRACTESVLVFSMMKKLRLDLAEDGLDYAFQKVEMPVMQCLVRMELNGFGFSEAECDRLKAILQAKLRTLEQEAYRLANHSFSLTSPDDVARVLFLELRLPVDGKPDETAAPARRTLGSSRRGASAAGRRKTVKHISTNKEVLERLKSLHPLPRIILEWRRVNCALTKVVFPVQREKLFHKSLHMSRIYPTSQTHTTTGRVSFNEPNLQNVPRDFEIELPSVIAESPPLGTRRRENIQKPARSDHSGMSCAVSMRTAFVPCAGGVLLAADYSQLELRLIAHLADDSRLRKVLNGGGDVFRMIAGSLAGLEPGSVDDKQRQRAKQICYGIIYGIGAKALGEQLELGEEDASMYIEKFKSRFSGIRRYLKSTVEQCRKTGVSGRSCQDSHDQHRQEITRSFPDVPSHSSP, from the exons TTATCCCTCAAGCAACAACACCTTTTCACACCCCAACATCCAATAATACAAACATTAGCCCTTTATCAACCATATCACTCCAGACTTGTAAGACTACAAAATGCTCTAACTTAACAAAGACTATCAGTGCAGTCACTTCTCAAACAACTGCATCAATAGCATCACACAAAACACCACAGCTTGGCCAACATGTTACACCATTGAGAGGTAGGGAAAGGATTTCTACTCCTGTTGACGAGGGAGAGCATGTTCTTCTGTCGTCAATGGCACATTCGCCAGCATTCTCACCTGTTACCATGACAACAAGTGAGGGTGCCAAGTATGCATGCCCTTCTGAGAGAAAGCGCGATAGGAAGAGTCCAAAACAGACGTCAGG GGAGTCATACAGCAGTAGTTCAGACCAGAGCCACATCATCCTAGAGCCCAACCCATCCGCACAAACCCTTGAGCTGGCCTCATGGGGCCTGCCGCCAGCAGTGCTTCAGAGGTACCATGACATTGGGATCACACACATGTTCCAATGGCAAGCGGATTGTCTCTGCACTGGAAATGTTCTTCAAGGAG GTAACCTGGTCTACTCTGCACCGACAAGTGCGGGTAAGACCATGGTAGCAGAGCTGCTGATGCTCAAGCGTGTGCTGGAGACCAAGAGGAAGGCCCTGCTCATCCTGCCCTTTGTCAGCGTCGCAAGGGAGAAGATGTTCTACCTTCAG CGGCTGTTCCAAGAGTCTGGTGTGCGTGTTGAAGGCTTCATGGGAAGCCATAGTCCAGCCGGGGGCTTTGCGGCCACTGACATTGCCGTCTGTACCATCGAGAAGGGCAACAGCCTTCTCAACCGTCTGATGGAGGAGGGAAAAGTCTCCACGCTAGGGACAGTGGTCATTGATGAGTTACACATGGTGGGAGATCCTAACCGAGGTTATCTGCTGGAACTTTTCCTAACCAAGATACGGTACCTCTCAAGCCAGGAGGAGGTACACCAAG CCGCTGAATCTGCGGTACAGATAGTGGGCATGAGTGCGACCTTACCCAATCTAGACATGCTCTCTAGCTGGCTCGGCGCCAACCTCTACCACACCACCTTTCGCCCAGTCCCCCTGACCGAGATGGTTAAAATCGGGCCCACCATCTACGACACCGACTTGAAAAAGCTCCGCGATATTGACCAGTCAGAGGCCGTTGCCAGGGATGACGATCACGTGATTCCGTTGTGTAAAGAGACTATCTCCCAGGGCCACTCGGTTCTGATATTCTGTCCAACCAAGAACTGGTGCGAGAAGCAGGCTGAAGCGATAGCACGACATTTTGCTGAGATTGGATCCGCTGCACTTGCCGCCAAAAACG GCCAAGGGACTGGCTTCGTCCGCGCTTCGGACCTGATCTCGTTTGATTACGAGTCACTTAGGGAGGTGTTCGAGCAGTTGAAGCGGACCCATGTGGGATTAGACTCAGTGCTCATGCGCACTATACCGCACGCTGTCGCCTTTCACCACGCTGGACTCACCTTCGACGAGAGAGACATCATTGAGGGAGCGTTCAGACAGGGAACTATTAGAGTACTCGTGGCCACGTCTACACTATGTTCAG GAGTGAATCTCCCCGCCCGCCGCGTCGTCATCCGCACGCCAACGTTCCACGGGCGTATGGTGGACCCATTGGTCTACAAGCAGATGGCGGGTCGCGCAGGACGCAAAGGCGTCGACGCCCTGGGCGAGAGCGTGCTCATCTGTAAGACTAGCGAGCGCGCAAAGGCAACGACGCTAATGAAGTCCTCCCTTAATGCCGTGGAGAGCTGTTTACTGG ACAAAGAGCGAACGGGTGGCCTGAAGCGCGCCCTCCTCGAAGTGATCGCGAGTGGCGTGGTGACGGGACCACGTGACGTCGAGAGCTACGCCGCGTGCACCTTCTTCGCCTCGTCATCACGTGACCGTGACGTCACAAGCGAGTCCGCCATCCCAGCCACCATCAGGTTCCTAGTGGAGAACGAGTTTGTTCGGCTTGTGACCTCTGACGCGAAGGGCGAAGGAGAAGGCGATGCCCCTCCTACCGACAAGTACGTCCCAACTCAACTCGGTGCAGCCACAGTAGTGTCGGCCCTCTCCCCTGATGAAGCCCTAGCCGTGTTCGCCGAGCTTCAAAAAGCCAGGAAATGCTTCGTGTTAGAGAGTGAGCTGCACGTCATCTACCAGGTAACGCCTATTTACATACAGGCTCAGTGGCCGAACATCGACTGGGACCAGTTCCACAATACCTGGGAGAGAATGCCGTCCCACATGCGCCGTGTAGCTGATATCGTCGGCATCAAAGAGTCCTACATCGCACTCGCCGCAAGAGGCCGTATCCCGACCAGAACCGAGCAACATCGGCAGCAGCTCGCTGTGCATCGGAGATTCTTCGCCGCCCTCGCATTGCAG GATCTCGTCCACGAGGTCCCTCTCAACGTTGTCGCGCGTCGTTACGGGGCAACCCGCGGGATGATCCAGTCGCTCCAGGGCTCAGCGTCCACCTTTGCTGGCATGGTTACCGTGTTCTGTCAAAAGCTTGGCTGGGTAAATCTGGAGTTACTGCTTGACCAGTTCCAGTCTCGCTTGTCCTTTGGTGTCGAGCGAGAGCTTTGTGACCTGGTGCGAATATCGGTGCTAAATGCCGCGCGTGCGCGAATGTTGTATAACTCTGGATTCCATACGATTGCACTACTGGCTCAAGCCTCGCCTGAAGCTGTAGAGACAGTGTTGAGAAATGCGGTACCGTTTATCAGCGAGAGGAAGCACCAAG GTGAAACGGACTTAGAGGTGAAGCATAGAAGAGACGCGCGCGTCATATGGGTGGCGGGAAAGCGCGGGCTCAGCGAGCGAGAGGCTGCTGATGTCATCGTGTCAGAAGCCAAGCAGTTGCTACAAGGGGATGTAGCGCAGCTGGGGGTGAACTGGCGTCCCCCAGAGGTAGCCCAAAAG CATGTGCCAAATCGTGAATCAGCCAGCAAGACCAAGGCGTGCAACTCACCTACCAGCGCTAGCGACTCCAGCACCGACTCAAGCAAACTCACCCCTCGTCCCGCCCTCGGACCTCGCAGCAGACTACTGGGAAGCTCTTCCAAGTCTACCAGGAGGCTACTAGGCAAGCGACGGTCGGGAAACGGTAAAAAGGCGTCCATTTCGCCTCCTCACTTCAATCAGGCGAGACGGAGGTCTGCACGGGATAAAGGGAAAGAGAACGAGCCAACCGACAGCTTTAGAAGTGTACAAGGCCCTGATGCCCAACAGAAAGCAGTGGCAGGTATCTCTGTTGAACCTAATGTTAATGATCGAAGCATGCATGGCAACAGGAAGACCAGAGACACGAGACATTTTGCCTTcggagaaaagaaaaacaagactGGCTCGAATTCTTGTGTTATCCAGAGAGTATTGCCTAGTACTTCGGGTAACCCAACCATTAATGATCAAAACAATAATCGTAAGATAAATGATGGAGAAACGAGCCCTTCTAGGTCTGCAGCTGACGGGAGATCAAGTGTAGATGATGTCTTTGATAGTGACCATGGCTCGGGGGGTGTCACCATGAAGGGGGAAGGCTCTTTTGAACGCTCCAAGCCAACAGAAGAGAACTGTGACTATTTGATATCAGCAGGAATGCGTGAACGTGTTAAAAATTCTTCTTATCCCTCAGAAAGACAGGAAAAAGACCCACGCGTGGAACTTAAAGAAGGAAAACTATGCAATAACACAGATATTGGTAGAGACACCGATGAAGTATTAACAATCAAGGCATGTGATATAATCGTCCAAGAACGACCTTTTGAAAATAGAAAAGTTGAGCAAGAAAAAACTGTGCGAACTAAACTTTGGAAGAAGCCTAAAGACTATAATCCTCGTTCAGTTGAATCTCATTTTACTGAAAAGGTGGCTCCCAATCTTGAAGGAAAAATTCCCGAATCGAGGCATACAGTGGTATTCTCTTGCAACGCTGAAAACAACCAAACGTCAAGCAAAAGTCTAGCTGGCGTAAAACGTTGCTCTCCTAATGCTTATGTTGGGGGCTCTCCAAAACAGAAACTCCCCAGATGCAGCACTGAAATAGAACAACCACAAAACACGACGAGCCACGTGCGGAATTGTTACGAAGAGTCAGAAAGAAATCATTCAACAATAACCGATAAGGTTCCAAGATCTATTGGAGAGGATTTTGTAAAAGCTTCACACAGCGACGCCAAAACCAATACCCGATCAGCCGGCGATACGTTTAAGGGTCAAACAAGTACAGAAAACCATGAGAGACCTATCTGTGAAGATCTGGAGATGTTTTCGGAGTCTGTGTCCATCCAAGAGGAGTCCTGTTCCTCCGCAATCCTTTTTGATACTTCGAGTATAAATACGTCAGGCCCTAAACCTGAGCAATTGACCTCATTCGAGCTTTACTCAGAACCGGTAGAAGATAACCAGAACGCCCCATTCCGCGATGAAGGAGAAGGCTTTGAGATGCCTGAATCCCAAATGCTGGAATTTACCATGAGTGATAGTTGcattgcgatgtgtggcgtctCCCAGGCCCATAACTGTACTCCCGAGGCGCAGCAAAAAACTTCTAAAGAAACAGTAGCCAACAGCAAAGAGTGCCGATCTTCACAAAATGAAAACGGTGTCGCCATTTCAAATCAACATGatgatagaaaaagtacatgTGGTGCTTTACCGGGAGTTTGCGGGCCCAATAAAATTTCAGCTAACGTTGATCAGGAGGTTTCTCTGTGTATCCCTCCACGAATCGATACAGGGACAAATGGAATACACAAAGAAGCCtttaaaaatatgtttatcGGTGATGAACAATTTATTGCTCCTCGTAATCGAACACGTGATACCGCGAAATCTGTTAAACAGCCTAAATTTGGTATACCTCAAAATCATACTGGGTCCCACGAAGATTTCTCGGACTACGAGGGACTGATCTCTTtgtgtgatgatgatattgcaCAATGTGTTGAGCTGACCGATCCCGACAATGGTGACAATAATcgcaatgacgtcatcacaaagactgataatgacgtcataaccaaaacaaatgacGTAGACTGCCACATGGATGACGTTATTGGGGAATTCGATTCTTATCCTCAGTATCCAGTCACCGGACAATGCAAGACCCAGGCCTCTATATCTGCACCTTCTCCCTCGGTGTCTTCCATGCGTGTGGAGTCTGGTGCCGAAGTGAGTTTCCAGGAAAAGCCTGATGAGTCTGACCTGGAGGAGTCTGGGTCGTTTTCTCTGAAACTCTCGTTTTCCGAGAGTCAAGGTGAAACCCAGTTGGGTGAGGTCGAAGAAATGCTCCATTGCTCAAAGAATGAGGGTGTCATTGAAGCGAGCCCTGAAGCCGAAAGAAACCCCAAGTTCACTCTCGTAACTGGAGCCTCGGGGAGGGTGTATGAAAATGATCATTCTAAAGACAGGCAGAAAATATGTCTCGTGGAAAATACAGAAGACATAGAAGCAATAAACGACACATCCCAGTGCTTTGAGGCAAAGTTTACCAAATTGAAGTCCAAACCGTCTAGAGAGTCTGTGGCAAAACGTCAGGGCAATGGCAATGACGTGCTTTTCCAAGACCGCTTGAAAGCCTCTGATTTAGATGCCCGACTTGACGTAAAAACTCCGGAAGCCGACTTCATCCCGAGCTCACAAAACGGCGCCCGGGATGATCTCGGAAGTTTCCCGGAAGAATTACTGTCTCCGACTGCCACGGCTCAATCGCCGAATAGCACGAGCTCTGGTGAGTCTGTATCAATCATCGATCTCTGTGCAAACAAATTGCTCTTCGAAACTTTCATCCAAGAATGGAAGACTCGTAAAATGAGTGCCTTTGCCGTGGCCTGCGAGAGACTTCTCAATAATGTCCCTAAGATTGGTAGCCGATTTGATAATGGGCCAGTGTTGAGGAGGACCTCCAAGGGCCTTGACATCGAGGGTACGGATGAAGTGGTCGTGGGTCTTGCTGTTTGCTGGGGAAGTACAGACTCTTATTTTATGTCCCTCATGGATCCAGATTCTGATGAGACCTTTGGCACCCCGCGATCAAGCGGACCAGCGGTTGCCACTGACTTGTCCGTGAAATATAGAGTTGATGCAATAAAATCTGTACTGGAATCGAAGGGAAAGCGGAGCGGGATCAAGATCTGTTTCGATTACATTCAGCAATGCAAG GCCCTATGCCAGGGCTGCGGTATTACGGTCAGCGGAGAGTGCGAGGACCCTAAGGTTGCTTCATGGTTGTTAGATCCCGGATGTAAAGAGAAAACTCTACAGCACTTGGTTGGTCAATATGCCTCAAGCAAGATGGTCATTCTGGAAG GAACCGGAGGTGGATCATTGACAGGAAGCCTGGCACTAGCCTCGCAAAACACCTTGAGCGGCCGTGTAAGAGCTTGTACCGAGTCGGTACTAGTCTTCTCCATGATGAAGAAGCTTCGGCTAGACTTGGCAGAGGATGGCCTGGACTATGCTTTTCAGAAG GTTGAGATGCCAGTAATGCAATGCCTAGTGCGTATGGAGCTTAACGGCTTCGGCTTTTCCGAGGCGGAATGCGACAGACTGAAGGCCATCCTACAGGCTAAACTGCGCACACTCGAACAAGAGGCCTACcgattagccaatcacagcttCTCTCTCACAAGCCCTGATGACGTAGCCAGG GTTCTCTTCCTTGAACTTCGCCTCCCAGTTGACGGCAAGCCAGATGAGACCGCTGCCCCAGCCAGGCGTACCCTGGGCTCATCTCGCCGGGGCGCAAGTGCTGCTGGGAGACGTAAAACGGTGAAGCATATAAGTACAAACAAGGAAGTTCTTGAGAGGTTGAAGAGTCTGCATCCTCTACCGCGAATCATACTAGAGTGGCGACGAGTCAACTGCGCCTTGACAAAG GTGGTCTTTCCCGTCCAACGAGAAAAGCTCTTTCACAAATCGCTGCATATGAGCCGCATCTACCCGACCAGCCAGACCCACACCACCACGGGGCGTGTCTCCTTCAACGAACCCAACCTACAAAACGTGCCGCGGGACTTCGAGATCGAGCTCCCTAGCGTCATTGCAGAGAGCCCCCCTCTAGGGACCCGACGGCGCGAAAATATCCAGAAACCGGCACGGTCGGATCATTCCGGGATGTCATGCGCCGTGAGCATGCGAACTGCTTTTGTTCCTTGCGCGGGCGGTGTGCTGTTAGCCGCTGACTACTCTCAGCTGGAATTGCGGCTCATTGCTCACTTGGCGGATGATTCGCGCCTGCGCAAGGTACTGAATGGCGGTGGCGATGTGTTCAGGATGATCGCGGGCTCGCTTGCCGGCTTGGAGCCTGGGTCGGTGGATGACAAGCAAAGGCAAAGAGCCAAGCAG ATCTGCTACGGTATAATTTATGGTATCGGCGCCAAAGCCCTCGGGGAGCAACTGGAGCTGGGTGAGGAGGACGCGTCCATGTATATAGAGAAGTTCAAGTCGCGATTCAGCGGAATCCGCAGATATCTGAAGAGCACAGTGGAACAGTGCAGGAAGACTGG GGTCAGCGGCAGATCTTGTCAAGACAGCCATGATCAACATCGACAGGAAATTACTCGAAGTTTTCCCGACGTGCCTTCGCACTCATCGCCATAG